From one Acidobacteriota bacterium genomic stretch:
- a CDS encoding M56 family metallopeptidase gives MSLELWVSNLWFFSLQTGILILVGGILPWVFRLRAPGILHLYWRLLMVACLLLALQPLAPIPVPEPISVPLVEELVATANPSPAVQGSTSANPYAWLAGLLVTGMLLRLIWLGVGFYRLHRLQRRTTRQSLPPHLHALAEELGVSAEYRMSGEVAGPVTFGWLRPVIILPESFGQLEQGMQRAVVCHELLHVKRRDWLWNTVDELVRSLFWFHPAFHWLMARIQLTREQVVDEQAVRLLGARKTYLQSLVEIVKRGNSASSLPAPLFLKESQFSHRVRLLLQLREVKLSKTKTIVSLAMCFGLLAVAGWWSVLALPLARPSVGRLAQAESEEKVVDQILLLGHVMANRLLHRDEPEYPLAAKEAGVEGVVVLRVLIGRSGAMQEAEVVRGHPALRNAALEALKSWHWEPIKVDGEAVPVSTTVAINFVLRPGAREPQLWLWIDASGTLWDGQRELDVELIVQRAKDFGNVVLLWPGPDVPRTLLVDTVERLKQSGIDHVFVPSATMEH, from the coding sequence ATGAGCCTTGAACTGTGGGTGTCCAACCTCTGGTTCTTCAGCCTTCAGACTGGAATTCTGATTCTGGTCGGGGGAATTCTTCCCTGGGTCTTTCGTTTGCGGGCACCTGGCATCCTGCATCTCTACTGGCGGCTACTCATGGTCGCCTGCCTGCTATTGGCGCTCCAGCCGCTGGCGCCAATACCCGTGCCGGAACCAATTTCCGTTCCATTGGTCGAGGAACTGGTTGCTACCGCCAATCCGTCGCCGGCGGTCCAGGGCAGCACCTCTGCCAATCCGTACGCGTGGCTGGCTGGCCTACTGGTCACCGGCATGCTGCTGCGTCTCATCTGGCTCGGAGTCGGGTTCTACCGGCTCCACCGCCTACAGCGTAGAACCACGCGCCAATCTCTACCGCCGCATCTACACGCTCTTGCGGAAGAGCTGGGAGTCTCCGCGGAATACCGCATGTCGGGCGAAGTTGCCGGGCCCGTCACGTTCGGCTGGTTGCGGCCGGTGATCATCCTCCCCGAATCGTTCGGCCAATTGGAGCAGGGGATGCAGAGAGCCGTGGTCTGCCATGAGCTGTTGCATGTGAAGAGAAGGGACTGGCTTTGGAATACGGTGGACGAATTGGTGCGGTCCCTTTTCTGGTTTCATCCAGCCTTTCACTGGTTGATGGCCCGGATTCAGTTGACCCGGGAGCAGGTGGTGGACGAACAGGCTGTGAGGCTCCTGGGGGCCAGAAAGACCTATCTTCAATCGTTGGTGGAGATTGTTAAGCGGGGAAATAGCGCGTCCTCGTTGCCGGCTCCACTTTTTCTCAAGGAATCTCAGTTCAGCCATCGCGTACGGTTGCTGCTCCAGCTCCGGGAGGTGAAATTGTCCAAGACGAAAACCATCGTTTCTCTGGCCATGTGTTTCGGGTTGCTTGCCGTGGCTGGATGGTGGAGCGTCTTGGCATTGCCGCTGGCACGTCCATCCGTGGGCCGTCTCGCGCAAGCGGAATCTGAGGAAAAAGTGGTCGACCAGATTCTTTTGTTAGGCCATGTCATGGCCAACAGATTGCTTCATCGGGACGAACCCGAATATCCGCTGGCCGCCAAAGAGGCCGGTGTCGAAGGAGTTGTCGTATTGCGGGTCCTCATCGGCAGGAGCGGTGCAATGCAGGAGGCAGAAGTGGTTCGAGGTCACCCCGCGTTGCGGAATGCGGCTTTGGAAGCATTGAAGAGTTGGCACTGGGAGCCGATCAAGGTCGATGGGGAAGCCGTCCCGGTAAGCACAACCGTCGCTATCAATTTTGTCCTCAGGCCAGGCGCTCGAGAGCCGCAGCTCTGGCTCTGGATCGACGCTTCCGGAACCCTCTGGGACGGACAGCGGGAATTGGACGTGGAACTCATTGTCCAGCGGGCCAAGGATTTTGGAAATGTGGTGTTGCTCTGGCCAGGTCCTGACGTTCCCAGGACCCTTCTCGTGGACACGGTCGAGCGTCTGAAGCAGTCGGGAATCGACCATGTCTTTGTACCCAGCGCCACGATGGAGCATTGA
- a CDS encoding TonB family protein, whose translation MSLELSLSNLWFYSLQTGILILAAGLLVRFLRLREPRSLYLFWRVLLAVCLLLGFQPGVPDPLSDPVPVPPAEELTLPVSPVTVSETDQAADVFPVLGVLFVAGILLRLIWLGNGFYRLHRLRRRTRRLVLPPHLQPLTGEMRVSSRFRVSSEVTGPVTFGWFRPVIIFPDSFAELDPAMQKAVACHELLHVKRRDWVWNTFEELVRTVFWFHPGFYWLIGRIQLTREQVVDEQAVGLLGSRKTYLHSLVEIARWKNSAASVPAPLFLRECQFSRRVRHLIQLREVRMSKNKSTVFWSFCVALLLATGWWSLAALPLTATPPARMPQEEPAAGQPVRVGSRVMANKLVHQVDPEIPGQPGSSRPLIQFILSIVIDKNGEVQRVEVLQGDEAHPPSNSAVADAVKQWRYEPFLLDGKPVPVRTTVFLLLPRAEPVGTTGSHASPHPEPAFDEPIHVGTNIMADKLIHRVDPEIPSGLEGDGPLGLIILSVVVGKNGKVQQVTVVRGDKGDPRLDSAAVKAVKQWRYEPYVYQGKPITVRTTILLRMPKPESAVEEPVRVGGRVMESHLIHRVDPEFSTELKEARPSGQVILSIVIGKNGEVQQVEVLKGDEGDPGLNSAAANAVSQWRYKPFLLNGIPVPVKATVVVRFLRDASVPQSVNLNNETRSQIRHRLDSALKEVDRATNEMRAIDMTEFRSQLGSARKELERARSKLAGIDMKELRHRFEMAQKKLERARSEMAEIDVREFRRKLQELEKMIEREE comes from the coding sequence ATGAGCCTGGAACTGTCGTTATCCAATCTCTGGTTCTACAGCCTGCAGACCGGAATCCTGATTCTGGCGGCTGGCCTCCTGGTCCGATTCCTTCGACTTCGAGAGCCCCGCAGTTTGTACCTTTTCTGGAGGGTTCTGCTGGCAGTCTGTCTGCTTCTGGGTTTCCAACCTGGAGTACCGGACCCCTTGTCCGATCCCGTACCGGTACCTCCGGCCGAAGAACTGACGCTTCCTGTTTCTCCGGTGACGGTGAGTGAGACGGACCAAGCTGCTGACGTATTTCCGGTGTTGGGGGTCCTTTTCGTCGCCGGCATTCTACTCCGCCTGATCTGGCTGGGGAACGGCTTCTACAGGCTCCACCGCTTGAGGCGGAGAACTCGACGGCTGGTCCTGCCCCCGCATCTTCAACCGCTGACCGGGGAGATGAGAGTTTCTAGCCGGTTTCGTGTGTCATCCGAGGTCACCGGGCCCGTTACCTTTGGTTGGTTCCGCCCGGTCATCATCTTCCCTGATTCGTTTGCCGAACTGGACCCGGCAATGCAGAAGGCCGTCGCTTGCCATGAGTTGCTGCACGTGAAGAGGAGGGACTGGGTCTGGAATACATTCGAGGAGTTGGTGCGGACCGTGTTCTGGTTCCATCCGGGTTTCTACTGGCTGATCGGCCGAATTCAGTTGACCCGGGAGCAAGTCGTGGATGAACAGGCGGTCGGGCTGCTGGGCTCGAGGAAGACCTACCTCCATTCATTGGTGGAGATCGCAAGGTGGAAGAATTCCGCCGCATCCGTCCCCGCTCCCCTTTTTCTCCGGGAATGCCAGTTCAGCCGCCGGGTGCGGCACTTGATCCAATTGCGGGAGGTACGTATGTCCAAGAATAAATCGACCGTTTTTTGGAGCTTCTGCGTCGCGCTGCTCTTGGCAACCGGATGGTGGAGCCTGGCTGCACTGCCTTTGACGGCCACTCCGCCGGCTCGGATGCCGCAAGAGGAACCAGCTGCCGGGCAGCCGGTTCGAGTCGGTAGCCGGGTCATGGCGAACAAGCTGGTCCACCAGGTTGATCCGGAGATCCCTGGGCAACCGGGGAGTTCCCGCCCGTTGATTCAGTTCATATTGTCCATCGTCATCGACAAAAACGGAGAAGTTCAGCGGGTTGAAGTCTTGCAAGGCGATGAAGCCCATCCCCCCTCGAATTCCGCCGTAGCGGATGCGGTGAAACAGTGGCGCTATGAGCCGTTTCTCCTGGACGGGAAGCCCGTTCCGGTGAGAACCACCGTGTTTCTTCTCTTGCCGCGCGCTGAACCAGTGGGAACCACCGGTTCCCACGCATCGCCGCACCCGGAACCAGCTTTCGATGAGCCTATTCATGTGGGCACCAATATCATGGCGGACAAGCTGATCCACCGGGTCGATCCCGAGATCCCATCGGGCCTGGAAGGCGACGGCCCACTGGGCCTGATCATCTTGTCCGTCGTGGTTGGCAAGAATGGCAAAGTTCAGCAGGTGACTGTCGTTCGGGGTGACAAGGGCGATCCCCGCCTGGATTCTGCCGCTGTGAAGGCCGTAAAGCAGTGGCGTTATGAACCGTATGTCTACCAGGGGAAACCTATAACCGTGAGAACGACCATCCTGCTTCGGATGCCCAAACCAGAATCAGCCGTCGAGGAGCCGGTTCGAGTGGGAGGACGGGTCATGGAGAGCCACCTGATCCACCGGGTTGATCCTGAGTTTTCGACAGAGCTCAAAGAAGCCCGTCCATCGGGTCAGGTCATACTGTCCATCGTGATCGGCAAGAATGGAGAGGTTCAGCAGGTGGAGGTCCTGAAAGGAGACGAGGGAGATCCCGGCTTGAACTCCGCGGCTGCGAACGCCGTCAGCCAATGGCGCTATAAACCCTTTCTCTTGAACGGCATACCCGTTCCCGTAAAAGCCACCGTAGTCGTCCGCTTCCTGCGCGATGCGTCCGTTCCGCAATCGGTCAATCTCAATAATGAGACCCGGAGCCAGATCCGGCACAGGCTTGACAGTGCGTTGAAGGAAGTGGACCGTGCCACAAATGAAATGAGAGCAATCGACATGACGGAGTTCCGGAGCCAGCTTGGGAGCGCTCGGAAAGAATTGGAGCGTGCCAGAAGCAAGTTGGCGGGGATCGACATGAAGGAGCTCCGGCACCGATTTGAAATGGCGCAGAAGAAACTAGAGCGCGCCAGAAGCGAGATGGCAGAAATCGACGTGAGAGAGTTCCGGAGAAAGCTTCAGGAACTGGAGAAAATGATCGAGAGAGAAGAATGA
- a CDS encoding TlpA disulfide reductase family protein: MQALNEAMFWISTQGLDHLNSPLEMLQAKVVSDAPANSRLWKDRKSVLWLTSNTKMSLEATRHLFAVWVDEDPADPHPYLLLANALYREGNSDEEAERLIDRSLELYYTPQAFVSDKRLRDQAFRIRARLRLRNGNAEGALADVKMAQADARGRSTEDLEIEAAIWTNVGHLRRAEEILVEAYRMGSATAAEMLKNAFVARTGDSRGFDDYLMTRLTGESPELEPAPQIRGTTLEGVRLTPELLRGKPVVVNFWFTSCGPCIKEIPELNALATEFSGKARFLAFATDDAEPIKEFLKRREFRYEIIPSSSRLARAFGVEAYPSHYIIDGEGNIVWSALGAAPKTVEILGNILQRLLSDKPFPVKGLRKRQG, translated from the coding sequence GTGCAGGCCCTCAACGAAGCCATGTTCTGGATATCGACTCAGGGACTGGACCACTTGAACTCTCCGCTGGAAATGCTGCAAGCGAAGGTCGTAAGCGACGCACCGGCCAATTCACGACTGTGGAAGGACAGGAAATCCGTCCTCTGGCTCACGAGCAACACAAAGATGAGCCTGGAGGCCACTCGCCACCTTTTTGCCGTATGGGTCGACGAGGACCCGGCAGACCCCCATCCCTATCTTCTGCTGGCAAATGCGCTGTACCGGGAAGGGAACTCGGACGAAGAGGCTGAGCGGCTCATCGACCGGTCGCTTGAGCTCTACTACACGCCGCAAGCCTTTGTTTCCGACAAGCGCCTGAGGGATCAGGCCTTCAGGATTCGCGCCCGGCTTCGGCTCCGGAACGGGAATGCTGAAGGGGCCCTGGCCGACGTCAAGATGGCTCAAGCGGACGCACGAGGGCGATCGACGGAGGACCTGGAAATCGAGGCGGCAATCTGGACGAACGTCGGCCACCTCCGCCGCGCCGAGGAGATTCTCGTAGAAGCCTATCGAATGGGATCCGCGACGGCCGCGGAGATGTTAAAGAACGCCTTCGTTGCCCGCACCGGAGACAGCCGCGGTTTTGACGATTACCTCATGACCCGGTTGACCGGTGAATCTCCGGAACTGGAACCTGCCCCGCAGATCCGAGGGACGACACTGGAGGGCGTCCGGCTGACGCCCGAGTTGTTGAGGGGAAAGCCGGTGGTGGTGAACTTCTGGTTCACCAGTTGCGGGCCGTGCATCAAGGAAATCCCCGAGTTGAACGCTTTGGCGACCGAGTTTTCGGGCAAGGCCAGATTTCTGGCCTTCGCCACGGATGACGCGGAACCGATCAAGGAGTTCCTGAAGCGCCGGGAGTTCCGCTACGAGATCATTCCATCCTCCAGCCGGCTGGCACGGGCATTCGGGGTTGAGGCCTACCCGAGCCACTACATCATCGACGGCGAAGGCAACATCGTCTGGAGTGCCCTCGGTGCCGCTCCGAAAACCGTGGAGATTCTGGGAAACATCCTGCAAAGGCTCTTGAGCGATAAGCCGTTTCCGGTGAAAGGGTTGAGGAAACGGCAAGGGTAG
- a CDS encoding VCBS repeat-containing protein — protein MILAALARAGAEPAGRECSVELRITSSLPFAQIPVDPWIDFASLAADAGIEGVLDPNSIQVVDAVSGGPVPHALSRDFHHGHQGRVQWVVEDPERRDYRIRFRTDPVRPPLNPRPYIPMIGTGDLLRYNAGKPKPISLPILGALVDLTGDGKRDLVGTVIYTYSPDRPPGGIVCYPRVGGVDEFQFGEPVAIRYLEEAGSPEPRHLRAGYLHLDAGDLNGDGLVDLVYSSPADGSHQNPRSAEGWIVFLINTGRRDDGGLPLFRDHGRISRPPDWWGPVRIVDLDQDGTQDLFVGSMFRGQDIPPDGRGYFIRNRNPEGWPFRPGSPVRIDPGVRASFYDVDQDGRPDSVCLVTDPDAERKKHFYRVAWRRNQGGTVPRFGSPRLLEQIGARAAYFTASVPSGRRQGLLVAYDHLRKLAFFEHLQDDAEKEPAFRRHEALSLSAHAILGEQSTPYPCDWDGDGDWDLLAGDGFGFVRVLINQGTESRPVFVREEPVRSQGEPIRLFMSQVFPGLEDYGHNMGYTHPVYVDWDGDRLPDLLLPNLTNRIYWYRNIGTRSRPRFGPRLQVLCEGYPDGKDLLRATAKLLGAGTGQWRKRVPNRHQPFRWRARAAFADLTGDGLTDLVTAASVTWDTRLFRRFRDGEGRLRLRDDGPFRLPGGETIQAVDLQPSQFFLVDWNGDGLLDLFFNECWRRTAEWDHNPTRPLIYPNIGTPTEPRFGRPQVLSLFGKPLEGLGSHGPYYGFRDLDGDAKPDILASPEMGTYYFYRHTALELDERPAVRLGRTVVSDR, from the coding sequence ATGATCCTGGCGGCCCTGGCCCGGGCCGGTGCGGAGCCGGCTGGCCGCGAGTGCTCGGTGGAGCTTCGCATCACCTCGTCCCTCCCCTTTGCCCAGATCCCCGTCGACCCCTGGATCGATTTCGCCTCCCTGGCTGCGGACGCCGGAATCGAAGGCGTTCTCGATCCCAACTCGATTCAGGTCGTGGATGCGGTATCGGGGGGTCCTGTGCCTCATGCGCTGAGCCGCGACTTCCACCACGGACATCAGGGACGGGTCCAGTGGGTCGTGGAGGACCCGGAGCGACGAGATTACCGAATCCGGTTTCGGACGGATCCCGTCCGGCCGCCTCTGAACCCCCGCCCGTACATCCCCATGATCGGTACCGGCGATCTGCTTCGCTACAACGCGGGGAAACCGAAACCCATTTCACTCCCCATTCTGGGCGCCTTGGTGGACTTGACGGGGGACGGCAAGCGGGACTTGGTGGGAACGGTGATCTACACGTATTCGCCTGACCGTCCGCCTGGAGGAATCGTTTGCTATCCCCGGGTCGGCGGTGTCGACGAGTTCCAGTTCGGAGAACCGGTCGCCATTCGCTACCTGGAAGAAGCCGGCTCGCCGGAGCCGCGTCACCTGCGGGCCGGTTATCTCCATCTGGACGCGGGAGACCTGAACGGCGACGGCCTGGTGGACCTCGTCTATTCCTCGCCTGCCGACGGCTCACATCAGAATCCCCGCAGCGCCGAAGGTTGGATCGTCTTCCTCATCAACACCGGGCGCCGGGACGATGGAGGACTTCCCCTCTTCCGGGACCACGGCCGCATTTCCCGTCCGCCGGACTGGTGGGGTCCAGTGAGAATCGTGGACCTGGACCAGGACGGAACCCAGGACCTGTTCGTCGGATCCATGTTTCGAGGTCAGGACATTCCACCTGACGGCCGGGGTTACTTCATTAGAAATAGGAATCCCGAGGGCTGGCCCTTTCGGCCGGGGTCTCCTGTACGAATCGATCCGGGAGTCCGGGCCAGTTTCTACGACGTGGACCAGGACGGCCGTCCGGACAGCGTCTGCCTGGTCACCGATCCCGACGCCGAGAGGAAGAAACATTTCTACCGGGTGGCGTGGCGCCGGAACCAGGGTGGAACGGTTCCAAGGTTTGGTTCGCCTCGCCTGTTGGAACAGATCGGAGCCCGGGCCGCCTATTTCACCGCGTCCGTCCCGTCGGGCCGCCGCCAGGGGTTGCTGGTGGCCTACGACCACCTCCGAAAGTTGGCCTTCTTCGAACATCTTCAGGATGATGCCGAAAAGGAACCGGCTTTCCGCCGCCACGAGGCACTGTCGTTGTCTGCGCATGCGATTCTGGGAGAACAATCGACGCCTTATCCCTGCGACTGGGACGGAGACGGGGACTGGGATCTGCTGGCCGGCGACGGATTCGGCTTCGTCCGCGTCCTGATCAACCAAGGCACCGAGTCCCGGCCGGTATTCGTCCGGGAAGAGCCGGTCCGGTCCCAGGGGGAACCGATCCGCCTCTTCATGAGCCAGGTCTTTCCCGGGCTGGAGGACTACGGGCACAATATGGGCTACACGCACCCGGTCTACGTCGACTGGGACGGAGACCGGCTGCCGGACCTGTTGTTGCCCAACCTCACCAACCGGATCTACTGGTACCGGAACATCGGCACCCGGAGCCGCCCCAGGTTCGGTCCCCGGCTCCAGGTTTTGTGCGAGGGGTATCCGGACGGAAAGGACCTCTTGCGCGCGACGGCCAAATTGTTGGGGGCCGGAACCGGCCAGTGGAGGAAACGGGTTCCCAACCGCCATCAGCCGTTTCGCTGGAGGGCCCGGGCCGCCTTTGCCGACCTTACCGGTGACGGTCTCACCGATCTCGTGACGGCTGCGTCCGTCACTTGGGATACCCGCCTGTTCCGAAGGTTCCGGGACGGGGAGGGGAGGCTTCGGCTCCGGGACGACGGACCCTTTCGCCTTCCCGGAGGCGAAACCATCCAGGCAGTCGATCTCCAGCCGAGCCAGTTCTTCCTGGTGGACTGGAACGGGGACGGACTGCTGGACCTCTTCTTCAACGAATGTTGGCGAAGGACGGCGGAGTGGGACCACAATCCAACCCGGCCTCTGATCTATCCCAACATCGGCACCCCCACGGAACCGCGCTTCGGACGCCCGCAGGTTCTGTCCCTCTTCGGAAAACCGTTGGAAGGGCTTGGCTCGCACGGTCCCTACTACGGATTTCGGGACCTGGACGGCGACGCAAAACCGGACATCCTGGCCTCGCCGGAAATGGGAACCTACTACTTCTACCGGCACACGGCGCTGGAACTGGACGAACGCCCCGCCGTCCGCCTGGGCCGCACCGTGGTGTCGGATCGCTAA
- a CDS encoding arylsulfatase: MRAAARTIIRTLLLALLTGSAAESASPPRPNIILIMADDLGYSDLGCYGGEIRTPNLDRLARDGLRFSQFYNNAICPASRASLLSGLYSQQVGDRRFLGCVTLAEALKAAGYRTLMSGKWHLDGHPLKRGFERYYGLLTGTCNHFNPGRRRSGEPEPGKKFAGDEQPFSIEGKVFRPYTPDDRRFYSTDAFTDHAIGYLKQYGREKRPFFLYLAYTVPHYPLHAWPEDIARYRGRFMAGWDTLRRERHRRLVREGLISDQSELPPRSPHAPAWDEVPDKEAWDLKMAVYAAMVDRMDQNIGRLMETVRSLGKERNTLVLFLSDNGASDEDRTRTPGLRPGPVESYRSVDLPWANLSNTPFRQFKRWNHEGGIATPLVAYWPRGIARPGRISPELGHLIDIMATCLEVAGADYPSEVNGMKIPPLEGRSLLPIFQGSTREGHEALFWNQRGLWRAVRQGRWKLVSPDHWIRYQPWRPSGTDWTVPPAPEDAESLWQLFDMDADRTEKRNLASRHPKRVKAMGRLYQAWKQRVSKDGESALEGEMRGEE; encoded by the coding sequence GTGAGGGCCGCCGCCCGCACCATCATCCGAACGTTGCTGTTGGCCCTTCTCACCGGCTCGGCGGCGGAGTCTGCATCGCCGCCACGGCCGAACATCATCCTGATCATGGCGGACGATCTGGGCTACTCGGACCTGGGCTGCTACGGGGGGGAGATCCGGACGCCGAATCTGGACCGCCTGGCCCGCGACGGGCTCCGTTTCTCGCAGTTCTACAACAACGCCATCTGTCCGGCCAGCCGGGCGTCGTTGCTCAGCGGACTCTATTCCCAACAGGTGGGAGATCGGCGTTTCCTGGGATGCGTCACCTTGGCGGAAGCACTCAAGGCCGCCGGCTACCGGACCCTCATGTCGGGCAAGTGGCACCTGGACGGCCATCCGTTGAAACGGGGGTTCGAGCGTTACTACGGACTCCTGACGGGAACCTGCAATCACTTCAATCCGGGCCGGAGACGATCCGGTGAGCCGGAGCCGGGCAAGAAGTTTGCCGGCGACGAGCAACCCTTCTCCATCGAAGGGAAGGTCTTTCGCCCCTACACGCCGGACGACCGCCGGTTCTACAGCACCGACGCCTTCACCGACCACGCCATCGGCTATCTGAAGCAGTACGGCCGGGAGAAACGCCCCTTCTTTCTCTACCTCGCCTACACCGTTCCCCATTATCCGCTGCATGCCTGGCCGGAAGACATTGCCCGCTACCGGGGCCGTTTCATGGCGGGTTGGGACACTCTCCGCCGGGAACGCCACCGGCGTCTGGTCCGCGAAGGTTTGATCTCCGACCAATCGGAACTGCCTCCTCGCAGCCCCCACGCGCCGGCCTGGGACGAGGTGCCGGACAAGGAAGCCTGGGACCTGAAGATGGCGGTCTACGCCGCCATGGTGGACCGAATGGACCAGAACATCGGCCGCCTCATGGAGACCGTGCGGTCGCTGGGCAAGGAGAGGAACACTCTGGTTCTGTTTCTGTCCGACAACGGCGCCAGCGACGAGGACCGGACCCGGACGCCCGGCCTGCGGCCGGGTCCGGTGGAATCCTACCGATCTGTGGACCTCCCATGGGCCAATCTCAGCAACACGCCATTCCGCCAGTTCAAGCGATGGAACCACGAAGGCGGCATCGCCACGCCCCTGGTGGCGTACTGGCCCCGGGGAATTGCGCGGCCGGGAAGGATCAGCCCGGAACTCGGCCACCTCATCGACATCATGGCCACCTGCCTGGAGGTCGCCGGAGCCGACTATCCGTCAGAGGTGAACGGGATGAAGATCCCGCCGTTGGAGGGCCGGAGCCTGCTTCCCATCTTCCAGGGAAGCACTCGGGAGGGCCACGAGGCGCTCTTCTGGAATCAACGGGGTCTCTGGCGGGCGGTGCGGCAGGGGAGGTGGAAGCTGGTTTCGCCCGACCACTGGATTCGCTACCAGCCTTGGCGGCCTTCGGGGACAGACTGGACCGTTCCTCCCGCCCCGGAAGATGCGGAAAGCCTGTGGCAGCTCTTCGACATGGACGCGGACCGAACCGAGAAGCGAAACCTTGCGTCCCGGCATCCAAAGCGGGTGAAGGCGATGGGCCGCCTCTATCAGGCTTGGAAACAGAGGGTTTCGAAAGATGGAGAATCGGCCCTGGAAGGAGAAATGAGGGGGGAGGAGTGA
- a CDS encoding BlaI/MecI/CopY family transcriptional regulator: MSKSLSRQELEIMKLIWRLDKEEVTVRDVYEELRLRRRIAYTSVMGTMQSLDRKGFLRKWREGRAHIYQPTRPREEVIREVVADLVERVFGGSSEALMLHLVERHDISKEKLRELEEMIEEG; the protein is encoded by the coding sequence ATGTCCAAATCCTTAAGTCGGCAGGAACTGGAGATCATGAAGCTGATCTGGCGTCTGGACAAGGAAGAGGTCACCGTCCGAGACGTCTACGAGGAGCTGCGCCTGCGGCGCCGGATCGCCTACACGTCCGTCATGGGCACCATGCAGAGCCTGGATCGGAAAGGGTTTCTCCGGAAGTGGAGAGAGGGCCGGGCACACATCTATCAACCCACCCGTCCCCGGGAAGAAGTGATTCGTGAGGTGGTGGCGGATCTGGTGGAGCGGGTATTCGGAGGGTCCAGCGAGGCGCTCATGCTGCACCTGGTCGAGCGGCACGACATCTCCAAGGAGAAGCTTCGAGAACTGGAAGAAATGATCGAGGAGGGGTAA